Proteins from one Acidihalobacter prosperus genomic window:
- the prmC gene encoding peptide chain release factor N(5)-glutamine methyltransferase: MAPGVRYDAALADAARRLASIADSPRLEAELLLAHALGRDRSHLHAWPERTLCGDARTAFEDLIARRLRGTPLAYLTGEREFWSLRLHVAPGALIPRPETERLVEQALSRLPAGHPPCLADLGTGSGAIALALASERPDARIVATDRSETALEIARGNARRLNLPVEFRAGDWLDALPADARYDLIVSNPPYIAEGDPHLTRGDLPAEPPEALASGPDGLDAIRRIVADAPSRLRPGGWLLLEHGFDQGAAVRALLEDAGLVEVATLRDLENRERVSEARRPA, from the coding sequence GTGGCGCCGGGCGTCCGCTACGACGCGGCCCTCGCCGATGCCGCCCGCAGGCTCGCATCCATCGCGGACAGCCCGCGGCTCGAGGCCGAACTGCTGCTGGCGCATGCGCTCGGACGCGACCGCAGCCATCTGCACGCCTGGCCCGAACGCACCCTCTGCGGCGACGCGCGAACCGCCTTCGAGGACCTGATCGCAAGGCGCCTGCGCGGCACGCCGCTCGCCTATCTCACCGGGGAACGCGAATTCTGGTCCTTGCGCCTGCACGTCGCACCCGGCGCGCTGATCCCCCGCCCGGAGACCGAGCGACTGGTCGAGCAGGCGCTGAGCCGCCTGCCTGCGGGACACCCGCCGTGCCTCGCGGACCTCGGCACCGGCTCCGGGGCGATCGCGCTGGCGCTGGCAAGCGAGCGCCCGGACGCGCGCATCGTCGCCACCGACCGCTCGGAGACGGCGCTCGAGATCGCCCGCGGCAACGCCCGGCGTCTGAACCTGCCGGTCGAGTTCCGCGCCGGCGACTGGCTGGACGCGCTGCCGGCGGACGCACGCTACGACCTGATCGTGTCCAACCCGCCGTATATCGCCGAGGGCGATCCCCATCTGACGCGCGGCGACCTGCCGGCCGAACCGCCCGAGGCGCTCGCCTCGGGGCCTGACGGGCTCGACGCGATCCGGCGGATCGTCGCCGACGCGCCGTCCAGGCTGCGTCCGGGCGGCTGGCTGCTGCTGGAACACGGCTTCGACCAGGGCGCGGCGGTGCGGGCGCTGCTCGAGGATGCCGGCCTGGTCGAGGTGGCCACGCTGCGCGACCTGGAAAACCGCGAACGGGTCAGCGAGGCGCGTCGCCCGGCGTGA
- a CDS encoding HesA/MoeB/ThiF family protein codes for MDDDQLLRYSRHIMLKELGYPGQLQLLESSALVVGLGGLGSPAALYLAAAGVGRLSLADFDTVDGSNLQRQIAHRTADIGRAKADSAADAALALNPEIQIRRLRERLSEEALRAEIGAVDVVLDCTDNFEARDLLNRLCVETGTPLVSGAAIRFDGQVSVFDPRREDSPCYRCLYPEGTDEDDTCSNRGILAPVVGMIGTLQAVEALKLLADVGESLCGRVLLLDGLRMEWRSIRLRRDPQCPVCGSRHAAD; via the coding sequence ATGGACGACGACCAGCTGCTGCGCTACAGCCGCCACATCATGCTCAAGGAGCTCGGCTATCCCGGCCAGCTGCAGCTGCTCGAATCGAGCGCGCTCGTGGTCGGGCTCGGCGGGCTGGGTTCGCCGGCCGCGCTGTATCTCGCCGCCGCCGGGGTCGGCCGTCTCTCGCTTGCCGACTTCGACACCGTCGACGGTTCCAACCTGCAGCGCCAGATCGCCCACCGCACGGCCGACATCGGCCGCGCCAAGGCGGACTCGGCGGCCGACGCGGCGCTCGCCCTCAACCCGGAAATACAGATACGCCGGCTGCGTGAGCGCCTGTCCGAGGAGGCCCTGCGGGCGGAAATCGGGGCGGTGGACGTGGTGCTCGACTGCACCGACAACTTCGAGGCCCGCGACCTGCTCAACCGGCTATGCGTGGAGACCGGCACCCCGCTGGTGTCCGGCGCCGCCATCCGCTTCGACGGACAGGTCAGCGTGTTCGACCCGCGGCGCGAGGACAGCCCCTGCTATCGCTGCCTGTACCCCGAGGGCACGGACGAGGACGACACCTGCAGCAACCGCGGCATCCTCGCGCCCGTGGTCGGCATGATCGGCACCCTCCAGGCCGTGGAGGCGCTCAAGCTGCTTGCCGACGTCGGCGAAAGCCTGTGCGGCAGGGTGCTGCTGCTCGACGGCCTGAGGATGGAATGGCGCAGCATCCGGCTGCGGCGCGATCCGCAGTGCCCGGTGTGCGGGAGCCGGCACGCCGCCGACTGA
- the hslO gene encoding Hsp33 family molecular chaperone HslO, giving the protein MTERDSLHRFLIERTHVRGEWVHLDATWQALRERAEYPEAVSDLLGQALAATALLSATIKFSGSLTLQIKGDGHVPMLVTQAQVGRARSGEAEGHGRRTLRGLAHWQGEPVPGPLESLCGRGHLALTIDPGQGGERYQGIVALEGAGLGDALRDYFDRSEQLPTRLWLAAGEHGVAGLLLQALPGDVPDADAWERTVALAETVTAEELLSLPVEDLLHRLYHEEDVRLFEREPVGFHCSCSRERVVGMLRGLGREEVEDILAEQGRVDVDCEFCGAHYGFDAVDAAAIFSAAGQPPVPRTEH; this is encoded by the coding sequence ATGACCGAACGCGACAGCCTGCACCGATTCCTGATCGAGCGCACCCACGTGCGCGGCGAATGGGTCCACCTCGACGCCACCTGGCAGGCGCTGCGCGAGCGCGCCGAGTATCCCGAGGCCGTGAGCGACCTGCTCGGCCAGGCGCTGGCCGCCACCGCGCTGCTCTCGGCGACCATCAAGTTCAGCGGTTCGCTGACCCTGCAGATCAAGGGCGACGGGCACGTGCCCATGCTGGTGACCCAGGCGCAGGTCGGCCGCGCGCGCAGCGGCGAGGCCGAGGGCCACGGGCGGCGCACGCTGCGCGGACTGGCGCACTGGCAGGGCGAACCGGTTCCCGGCCCGCTGGAATCGCTGTGCGGGCGCGGTCATCTCGCACTGACCATCGACCCGGGCCAGGGCGGCGAGCGCTACCAGGGCATCGTCGCGCTGGAGGGCGCAGGCCTCGGCGATGCGCTGCGCGACTATTTCGATCGCTCCGAGCAGCTGCCCACGCGCCTGTGGCTGGCGGCCGGGGAGCACGGCGTGGCCGGGCTGCTGCTGCAGGCGCTGCCCGGCGATGTGCCGGATGCCGATGCCTGGGAACGCACCGTGGCCCTGGCCGAGACCGTCACCGCCGAGGAGCTGCTGAGTCTGCCGGTGGAGGATCTGCTGCATCGGCTGTACCATGAGGAGGACGTGCGCCTGTTCGAGCGCGAGCCGGTCGGTTTCCACTGCAGCTGCTCACGCGAGCGCGTGGTCGGGATGCTGCGCGGGCTGGGTCGGGAGGAGGTCGAGGACATCCTCGCCGAACAGGGGCGGGTCGACGTCGACTGCGAATTCTGCGGTGCGCACTACGGCTTCGACGCGGTCGACGCGGCGGCGATCTTCTCGGCCGCAGGCCAACCGCCGGTACCGCGCACCGAGCACTGA
- the gatB gene encoding Asp-tRNA(Asn)/Glu-tRNA(Gln) amidotransferase subunit GatB — protein sequence MEWEVVIGLEIHAQLATRSKIFSGAATAYGAAPNTQACAVDLGLPGVLPVLNAEAVRMAAKFGLAIGASVAERSVFARKNYFYPDLPKGYQISQYELPVVSRGQVEIELDDGETKTIGVTRAHLEEDAGKSLHEDFANATGIDLNRAGTPLLEIVSEPDMRSAKEAVAYMKKIHTLVRYLGICDGNMQEGSFRCDANVSVRPKGQREFGTRTETKNLNSFRYVERAINHEIERQIDIIEGGGSVVQETRLYDPNKDETRSMRSKEEANDYRYFPDPDLLPLVIDPAFLESVREALPELPDEKKHRFMTHHGLSAYDAGVLTASRELADYYEAVVQACGGHAKLAANWVMGDFSAFLNKDNREIADSPVSAAMLGGLLARIEDNTISGKIAKEVFEAMWAGEGDADAVIEARGLKQITDTSAIEAIIDEIIAANPAQVEQYRGGKDKLFGFFVGQAMKATQGKANPQQLNELLKRKLAG from the coding sequence ATGGAATGGGAAGTCGTCATCGGGCTGGAAATCCACGCCCAGCTCGCCACCCGCAGCAAGATCTTCTCCGGCGCGGCCACCGCCTATGGCGCGGCCCCCAACACCCAGGCCTGCGCCGTCGATCTCGGCCTGCCCGGCGTGCTGCCGGTGCTCAACGCCGAGGCGGTGCGCATGGCCGCCAAGTTCGGGCTCGCCATCGGCGCCAGCGTGGCCGAACGCTCGGTGTTCGCGCGCAAGAACTACTTCTACCCCGATCTGCCCAAGGGCTACCAGATCTCGCAATACGAACTGCCCGTGGTCAGCCGGGGGCAGGTCGAGATCGAGTTGGACGACGGCGAGACCAAGACCATCGGCGTGACCCGCGCGCACCTCGAGGAGGACGCCGGCAAGTCGCTGCACGAGGACTTCGCCAACGCCACCGGCATCGACCTCAACCGCGCCGGCACCCCGCTCTTGGAAATCGTCTCCGAACCGGACATGCGTTCGGCCAAGGAGGCGGTCGCCTACATGAAGAAGATCCACACCCTGGTGCGCTACCTCGGCATCTGCGACGGCAACATGCAGGAAGGTTCGTTTCGCTGCGACGCCAACGTCTCCGTGCGGCCCAAGGGTCAGCGCGAGTTCGGCACGCGCACCGAAACCAAGAACCTCAACTCCTTCCGCTACGTCGAGCGTGCGATCAACCACGAGATCGAGCGCCAGATCGACATCATCGAGGGGGGCGGTTCGGTGGTGCAGGAGACGCGCCTGTACGACCCGAACAAGGACGAGACGCGCTCCATGCGTTCCAAGGAAGAGGCGAACGACTACCGCTACTTCCCTGACCCGGACCTGCTGCCGCTGGTCATCGATCCCGCCTTCCTGGAATCCGTGCGCGAGGCGCTGCCCGAGCTGCCGGACGAGAAGAAGCACCGCTTCATGACCCATCACGGCCTGTCCGCCTACGATGCCGGCGTGCTCACCGCCAGCCGCGAACTGGCCGACTACTACGAGGCCGTGGTCCAGGCCTGCGGCGGCCATGCCAAGTTGGCGGCCAACTGGGTGATGGGCGATTTCTCCGCCTTCCTCAACAAGGACAACCGCGAGATTGCCGACAGCCCGGTCAGCGCGGCCATGCTCGGCGGCCTGCTGGCACGCATCGAGGACAACACCATCTCCGGCAAGATCGCGAAGGAAGTGTTCGAGGCGATGTGGGCCGGCGAAGGCGACGCCGACGCGGTGATCGAGGCGCGCGGGCTCAAGCAGATCACCGACACCTCGGCCATCGAGGCGATCATCGACGAGATCATCGCCGCCAACCCGGCGCAGGTGGAACAGTACCGCGGCGGCAAGGACAAGCTGTTCGGCTTTTTCGTCGGCCAGGCGATGAAGGCCACCCAGGGCAAGGCCAACCCGCAGCAGCTCAACGAGCTGCTCAAGCGCAAGCTGGCGGGCTGA
- the gatA gene encoding Asp-tRNA(Asn)/Glu-tRNA(Gln) amidotransferase subunit GatA — protein MHTKTIAALSRALAAGEISSVELTRLYLDRIRQHRDGLNAVITVTEEQALAQAAEADARIAAGTAGPLTGIPLLHKDLFCTDGVRTSCGSRMLDNFVAPYDATVVERLRDAGMVMLGKANMDEFAMGSSNENSHYGPARNPWDTDRIPGGSSGGSAAAVAARLAPAATGTDTGGSIRQPASMCGVTGIKPTYGRVSRWGMVAFASSLDQAGPFAATAEDCALLLGAMAGFDPRDSTCIDRPVPDYAAGLDADLAGLRIGLPKEYFGEGLDTGVAAAIEAAVEVFRGLGAEVREVSLPNTHLAVPAYYVVAPAECSSNLSRFDGVRFGHRCENPKDLTDLYERSRGEGFGDEVKRRIMVGTYALSAGYYDAYYLKAQKVRRLISEDYRRAFESVDLILGPTSPSTAFRIGEKVDDPVSMYLSDIYTIAVNLAGLPGMSVPAGFADGLPVGLQIVGNYFEEGRMLNAAHRFQQATDWHTRIPHGFA, from the coding sequence ATGCACACGAAAACCATCGCAGCACTGTCCCGGGCGCTGGCCGCGGGCGAGATCAGCAGCGTCGAGCTGACGCGTCTGTACCTCGATCGCATCCGGCAACACCGCGACGGCCTCAACGCCGTCATCACCGTCACCGAGGAACAGGCGCTGGCCCAGGCCGCTGAGGCCGACGCACGCATCGCCGCCGGCACGGCCGGCCCGCTGACCGGCATCCCGCTGCTGCACAAGGACCTGTTCTGCACCGACGGCGTGCGCACCTCCTGCGGTTCGCGCATGCTCGACAACTTCGTCGCGCCGTACGACGCCACCGTGGTCGAGCGTCTGCGCGATGCCGGCATGGTGATGCTCGGCAAGGCCAACATGGACGAGTTCGCCATGGGGTCGTCGAACGAGAACAGCCATTACGGCCCCGCGCGCAACCCCTGGGACACCGACCGCATTCCGGGCGGTTCCTCGGGCGGTTCGGCCGCCGCCGTGGCCGCGCGCCTTGCGCCGGCGGCGACCGGTACCGACACCGGCGGCTCCATCCGCCAGCCCGCTTCGATGTGCGGCGTCACTGGCATCAAGCCGACCTACGGACGCGTGTCGCGCTGGGGCATGGTCGCCTTCGCCTCGAGCCTCGATCAGGCCGGCCCGTTCGCGGCCACCGCCGAGGACTGCGCGCTGCTGCTTGGCGCGATGGCCGGCTTCGATCCGCGCGACTCCACCTGCATCGACCGCCCGGTACCCGACTATGCGGCCGGTCTCGACGCCGATCTCGCGGGCCTGCGCATCGGCCTGCCCAAGGAGTATTTCGGCGAGGGGCTGGATACCGGCGTGGCGGCGGCGATCGAGGCCGCGGTCGAGGTGTTCCGCGGGCTCGGCGCCGAGGTGCGCGAAGTCAGCCTGCCGAACACGCATCTGGCGGTGCCGGCCTATTACGTGGTCGCGCCGGCGGAATGCTCGTCGAATCTGTCGCGCTTCGACGGCGTGCGCTTCGGCCACCGCTGCGAGAACCCGAAGGACCTTACCGATCTCTACGAGCGCTCGCGCGGCGAGGGCTTCGGCGACGAGGTCAAGCGGCGCATCATGGTCGGCACCTACGCACTTTCGGCCGGCTACTACGACGCCTACTACCTCAAGGCGCAGAAGGTGCGCCGGCTGATCAGCGAGGACTACCGCCGCGCCTTCGAATCGGTCGACCTGATTCTCGGCCCGACCAGCCCGAGCACGGCTTTTCGCATCGGCGAGAAGGTGGACGACCCGGTGAGCATGTATCTGTCCGACATCTACACCATCGCGGTGAATCTCGCCGGGCTCCCGGGCATGTCCGTACCCGCCGGCTTCGCCGACGGCCTGCCGGTGGGCCTGCAGATCGTGGGCAACTACTTCGAGGAAGGGCGCATGCTCAACGCGGCGCATCGCTTCCAGCAGGCCACCGACTGGCACACCCGTATCCCGCACGGCTTCGCATGA
- the gatC gene encoding Asp-tRNA(Asn)/Glu-tRNA(Gln) amidotransferase subunit GatC — protein sequence MSLAPDEVRRIAHLARLALAADAVEAYAHDLSSILDFVEQLEAAPTEGVEPMAHPQDATQRLRPDAVTEPDARERFQAIAPAVEAGLYLVPKVIE from the coding sequence ATGTCCCTTGCTCCCGACGAGGTTCGGCGCATCGCACATCTTGCGCGTTTGGCGCTCGCCGCCGACGCCGTCGAGGCCTATGCGCACGACCTGTCCTCGATACTCGACTTCGTCGAGCAGCTCGAGGCCGCGCCCACCGAGGGCGTCGAACCGATGGCGCATCCGCAGGATGCGACCCAGCGCCTGCGCCCCGACGCGGTCACCGAGCCCGATGCCCGCGAGCGCTTCCAGGCCATCGCGCCGGCCGTCGAGGCGGGTCTGTACCTGGTGCCCAAGGTCATCGAGTAA
- a CDS encoding rod shape-determining protein gives MFGFLSNDLSIDLGTANTLIYMRGKGIVLNEPSVVAIRQDRNGGMRSVEAVGTDAKKMLGRTPANITAIRPLKDGVIADFTTTEKMLQYFIKKVHQNRWFRPSPRVVVCVPCGATQVERRAIRESVSGAGARKVFLIEEPMAAAIGAGIPVDEPKGAMVLDIGGGTSEVAVLSLNGIVYSASVRIGGDKFDEAIVNYVRRNYGMLIGEATAERIKFEIGSAYPGRELREIEIKGRNLAEGVPRSFTLNSNEILEALQEPLFGIVGAVKTALEQTPPELGADVAERGIVLTGGGALLHDLDRLIMEETGAPVVIADDPLTCVARGGGRVLEMIDEHGADFLAVE, from the coding sequence ATGTTCGGTTTCCTTTCCAACGATTTGTCGATCGACCTGGGCACAGCCAATACCCTCATCTACATGCGCGGCAAGGGCATTGTGCTCAACGAACCCTCCGTGGTCGCCATCCGCCAGGACCGCAACGGCGGCATGCGCTCGGTCGAGGCCGTGGGCACGGACGCGAAGAAGATGCTGGGCCGCACGCCGGCCAACATCACCGCCATCCGCCCGCTGAAGGACGGCGTCATCGCCGACTTCACCACCACCGAGAAGATGCTGCAGTACTTCATCAAGAAGGTGCATCAGAACCGCTGGTTCCGGCCCAGCCCCCGCGTGGTGGTCTGCGTGCCCTGCGGCGCCACCCAGGTCGAACGCCGCGCGATCCGCGAATCGGTCTCGGGTGCCGGCGCGCGCAAGGTGTTCCTGATCGAGGAACCGATGGCCGCGGCCATCGGCGCCGGCATCCCGGTGGACGAACCCAAGGGCGCGATGGTGCTCGACATCGGCGGCGGTACCTCCGAGGTTGCCGTGCTGTCGCTTAACGGCATCGTGTATTCCGCCTCGGTGCGCATCGGCGGCGACAAGTTCGACGAGGCCATCGTCAACTACGTGCGTCGCAACTACGGCATGCTGATCGGCGAAGCCACCGCCGAGCGCATCAAGTTCGAGATCGGCTCCGCCTACCCCGGCCGCGAACTGCGCGAAATCGAGATCAAGGGCCGCAATCTCGCCGAGGGCGTGCCGCGCAGCTTCACGCTCAACAGCAACGAGATCCTCGAGGCGCTGCAGGAGCCCCTGTTCGGCATCGTCGGCGCGGTCAAGACGGCGCTTGAGCAGACCCCGCCCGAACTCGGCGCCGACGTCGCCGAACGCGGCATCGTGCTGACCGGCGGCGGCGCGCTGCTGCACGACCTCGACCGCCTGATCATGGAAGAAACCGGTGCGCCGGTGGTCATCGCCGACGACCCCCTGACCTGCGTGGCGCGCGGCGGCGGGCGCGTGCTGGAGATGATCGACGAGCACGGCGCGGATTTCCTCGCAGTCGAGTAA
- the mreC gene encoding rod shape-determining protein MreC has product MGPTQHLKLVLLIALSVALMTADQRLAALREARSTLEYVVYPLQILASLPNRAGHWLGEAFSSHTQLIESNRRLRRDNLLLEAKLQKFQALASENAHLRQLLNASEHANEKVKIARLVSIDLDPYSQRELINQGSRNGVYRGQPVIDATGLMGQVIQVGPFNAQVLLIADPSSAVPVIDTRSGLRLLAIGTGQPDALDVRSAPVNADIRVGDLLSTSGLGERFPPHYPVCQVTQVRREPGDPFAKVLCRPTAQLDRHREVLLLWYHPAHKPDAAETEPATPERHGKHK; this is encoded by the coding sequence CTGGGCCCCACGCAGCACCTCAAGCTGGTGCTGCTGATCGCGCTGTCCGTCGCCCTGATGACCGCCGACCAGCGCCTTGCGGCGCTGCGCGAGGCGCGCAGCACGCTGGAATACGTCGTCTACCCGCTGCAGATACTGGCCAGCCTGCCCAATCGTGCCGGCCATTGGCTGGGTGAAGCCTTCAGCAGCCATACCCAGCTCATCGAGAGCAACCGCCGACTGCGTCGCGACAATCTGCTGCTGGAGGCCAAGCTGCAGAAATTCCAGGCACTGGCCAGCGAGAACGCTCACCTGCGCCAGTTGCTCAATGCCTCCGAGCACGCCAACGAAAAGGTCAAGATTGCCCGTCTCGTGTCGATCGACCTGGATCCGTACAGCCAGCGCGAGCTGATCAACCAGGGTAGCCGCAACGGCGTCTACCGCGGCCAGCCGGTCATCGACGCCACTGGTCTGATGGGGCAGGTGATACAGGTCGGGCCGTTCAACGCGCAGGTGCTGCTGATCGCCGATCCGAGCAGCGCGGTGCCGGTGATCGACACCCGCAGCGGCTTGCGCCTCCTGGCCATCGGCACCGGTCAGCCCGACGCCCTGGACGTGCGCAGCGCACCCGTCAACGCCGATATTCGCGTTGGCGACCTGCTCAGCACCTCCGGACTCGGCGAACGCTTTCCCCCGCACTACCCCGTGTGCCAGGTGACTCAGGTTCGCCGCGAGCCGGGCGACCCGTTCGCCAAGGTCCTGTGCCGGCCGACCGCCCAACTGGACCGTCACCGGGAAGTCCTGCTGCTCTGGTACCACCCGGCGCACAAACCGGATGCGGCGGAAACCGAGCCCGCGACTCCCGAACGGCACGGAAAACACAAATGA
- the mreD gene encoding rod shape-determining protein MreD, with protein sequence MTTPVRRNLGILLTLVIALSLSVIAMPAALTATRPEWVAMAIIYWSMALPRRVGLGTAWVTGLLLDVLTGSLLGQHALALTVVAYLSIRTHQRVRVYPLWQQSIAVGLMLVVYRILLLWVYGITGHAPDQRAYWIPVLTSMLLWPLIFLLLRHIRRRLHLTG encoded by the coding sequence ATGACCACTCCGGTCAGGCGCAATCTGGGCATTCTGCTCACGCTCGTCATTGCCCTCAGCCTGAGCGTGATCGCCATGCCGGCGGCATTGACCGCCACCCGTCCCGAATGGGTGGCCATGGCGATCATCTACTGGAGCATGGCACTGCCGCGACGCGTCGGCCTGGGTACCGCGTGGGTCACGGGGCTGCTGCTCGACGTCCTCACCGGCTCCCTGCTCGGCCAGCACGCCCTGGCGCTCACCGTCGTCGCCTACCTGAGCATCCGCACCCACCAGCGCGTTCGCGTCTATCCCTTGTGGCAGCAGTCGATCGCCGTCGGCCTCATGCTGGTGGTCTACCGCATACTGCTGCTTTGGGTATACGGCATCACCGGGCACGCGCCCGACCAGCGCGCGTACTGGATTCCCGTACTCACCAGCATGCTGCTGTGGCCGCTGATCTTTCTGCTGCTGCGCCACATCCGCCGGCGTCTGCACCTTACCGGCTGA
- a CDS encoding DUF1244 domain-containing protein — MDEQTRTEIEAAAFRRLVEHLRERTDVQNIDLMNLAGFCRNCLSKWYSAAAVEHGQDVDYEAAREIIYGMPYAEWKARYQREASSEQQAAFAKTQQG, encoded by the coding sequence ATGGACGAACAGACCCGCACCGAGATCGAGGCCGCCGCCTTCCGGCGTCTCGTCGAACACCTGCGCGAACGAACCGACGTGCAGAACATCGATCTGATGAACCTTGCCGGCTTCTGCCGCAACTGCCTGTCCAAATGGTACAGCGCCGCGGCCGTCGAGCACGGGCAGGATGTCGATTACGAGGCCGCACGGGAAATCATCTACGGCATGCCCTATGCCGAGTGGAAGGCACGCTACCAACGCGAGGCCAGCTCCGAGCAGCAGGCCGCCTTCGCGAAGACGCAACAGGGTTGA
- the rnd gene encoding ribonuclease D: MDSAVAQRVPNEQDLYVDTPDALATLAERLNDTPWLAVDTEFLREKTYRARLCLIQIAAPGIVACIDPLALPDLDPLRPLFRAPGVVKVLHAARQDLEILYQLWDEIPAPVFDTQIAAALLGHGEQIGYGRLVAETLDVTLEKGHARTDWSQRPLDPAQIHYAADDVRYLGELYAMQHSALVARGRLSWLDDDFRRLGEPATYVTDPEDAWRRLKGVNHLQGVQLSIARALAAWRERQAMDSDRPRRWILADEPLLDIARRAPASRPALQQIRGLPETVVARHGEALLEIVALAVARPESEWPALDERLVLTPEQEALSDLLMAALRLEAGRQDIAPALLATRRELERLAGGDHDLPVMQGWRAHVVGHTLRAVIEGRLIVRISQGQASLVPA; the protein is encoded by the coding sequence ATGGACAGCGCCGTCGCCCAGCGGGTACCCAACGAGCAGGATCTTTACGTCGACACACCCGACGCGCTGGCGACGCTGGCAGAGCGCCTGAACGATACGCCTTGGCTGGCAGTCGACACCGAGTTCCTGCGCGAGAAGACCTATCGCGCCCGCCTGTGCCTGATCCAGATCGCGGCGCCCGGCATCGTGGCCTGCATCGACCCGCTGGCGCTGCCGGATCTCGACCCGCTGCGCCCGCTGTTCCGCGCCCCCGGCGTCGTCAAGGTATTGCATGCCGCGCGCCAGGATCTGGAGATCCTCTATCAGCTCTGGGACGAAATACCGGCACCGGTATTCGACACCCAGATCGCAGCCGCACTCCTCGGTCACGGTGAACAGATCGGCTACGGCAGGCTGGTGGCCGAGACCCTGGACGTGACGCTCGAGAAAGGGCATGCACGCACCGACTGGTCGCAGCGCCCGCTGGATCCGGCGCAGATCCACTATGCGGCCGACGACGTACGCTATCTGGGCGAGCTCTACGCCATGCAGCATTCCGCCCTTGTCGCGCGCGGCCGCCTGAGCTGGCTGGATGACGATTTCCGCCGTCTGGGCGAGCCAGCCACTTACGTCACCGATCCCGAGGATGCGTGGCGACGGCTCAAGGGCGTCAACCATCTGCAGGGCGTGCAACTGAGCATCGCCCGGGCGCTGGCCGCCTGGCGCGAACGTCAGGCGATGGATTCAGACCGCCCGCGCCGCTGGATACTCGCCGACGAACCGCTGCTCGACATCGCCCGGCGGGCACCGGCGTCCCGTCCGGCGCTGCAGCAGATCAGAGGGCTGCCGGAGACGGTCGTCGCCCGCCACGGCGAGGCCCTGTTGGAAATCGTGGCGCTGGCCGTCGCGCGGCCCGAATCGGAATGGCCGGCGCTGGACGAACGCCTGGTGCTGACCCCCGAGCAAGAGGCGTTGAGCGATCTGCTGATGGCTGCCCTGCGCCTGGAGGCGGGACGCCAGGATATCGCGCCGGCGCTGCTGGCCACCCGTCGCGAGCTGGAGCGTCTGGCCGGCGGAGACCACGATCTGCCGGTCATGCAGGGCTGGCGCGCGCACGTGGTCGGTCACACGCTGCGCGCGGTTATCGAAGGCCGCCTCATCGTTCGCATCAGCCAGGGGCAGGCCAGCCTCGTACCCGCCTGA
- a CDS encoding Crp/Fnr family transcriptional regulator, which yields MQKKVDDLVQFLSEHGLCASLTTKEVEKILEFTEEVYFDRGQVVMEIGDVGEALFFVVEGEIVLLYDTGTMETEVGRRRQGELMGEMSFFDRKPRLTRMRATRNQTRLLKLSRPMYERMRVEQPFITVNFLEYAIVSLDHLIREMSTDVAVLTDYYFAPGKK from the coding sequence ATGCAGAAAAAGGTAGACGATCTCGTCCAGTTTCTCAGCGAACATGGGCTGTGCGCCTCCTTGACGACGAAGGAGGTCGAGAAAATACTCGAATTCACCGAGGAGGTGTATTTCGACCGTGGCCAGGTGGTCATGGAGATCGGCGACGTCGGCGAGGCGTTGTTCTTCGTGGTCGAGGGCGAAATCGTGCTGCTCTACGATACCGGCACGATGGAAACCGAGGTCGGGCGGCGGCGTCAGGGCGAACTGATGGGCGAGATGTCGTTTTTCGACCGCAAGCCGCGGCTAACCCGCATGCGCGCCACGCGCAACCAGACTCGACTGCTCAAACTGTCGCGGCCGATGTACGAGCGCATGCGCGTCGAGCAGCCCTTCATCACCGTCAATTTCCTCGAATACGCCATCGTCAGCCTCGACCACCTGATCCGCGAGATGAGTACCGACGTGGCCGTGCTGACCGACTACTACTTCGCTCCCGGCAAGAAGTAG